One stretch of Saccharopolyspora erythraea DNA includes these proteins:
- a CDS encoding MFS transporter → MSASERDDVRVQAAHGSPGKLKTALAAAAGTCVENYDFIAYGTASALYFGDVFFPESDPVVGTLLAFATLGVGFLMRPLGGTIGGYLGDRFGRKPVLVGALLVMGIATVLIGVLPTYQQVGLLAPVLLVLIRVVQGLAFGAEWGGAVMMAFEHAPWNQRGRFAAIPQAGNPLGIALANIAFLASAPLNNDWSWRLPFLVSAVLIVVGLIVRMKLSESPEFEKTRTEGRIESNPLLAVVREDWRNILRVIALRVVESCAYYLTATYLLSYVTDRQGGDRSVALIGIISASVLAVAMTLLSGILTDRVGRRPVYLAACGLAAAFGFPMYLLVNTDSPVLVVMVFLISIGLIHAALTGTQGPWFAELFRTNTRTSGASIGYQLAASIAGFAPFLAVLLAERFSWAGPAGFYVCVGIVGLIGVLATKETWGPAQRADVAALVASGESPSMSASTDRR, encoded by the coding sequence ATGAGCGCATCTGAGCGTGACGACGTGCGGGTACAGGCAGCCCACGGATCGCCCGGCAAGCTGAAAACGGCACTGGCGGCCGCGGCCGGAACCTGCGTCGAGAACTACGACTTCATCGCCTACGGCACGGCTTCAGCACTGTACTTCGGAGACGTGTTCTTCCCTGAATCCGACCCCGTCGTCGGCACCCTTCTCGCCTTCGCGACCCTCGGCGTCGGCTTCCTGATGCGGCCTCTCGGCGGAACGATCGGCGGGTACCTCGGTGACCGCTTCGGGCGCAAGCCCGTGCTGGTCGGTGCGCTGCTCGTGATGGGTATCGCGACCGTGCTGATCGGGGTTCTGCCGACCTACCAACAGGTCGGCTTGCTGGCGCCGGTCCTGCTCGTGCTCATCCGGGTGGTGCAAGGACTCGCCTTCGGCGCCGAATGGGGTGGCGCGGTGATGATGGCGTTCGAACACGCCCCGTGGAACCAGCGCGGGCGGTTCGCGGCCATCCCCCAGGCAGGCAATCCACTCGGAATCGCGTTGGCGAACATCGCGTTCCTGGCCTCGGCACCGTTGAACAACGACTGGTCCTGGCGACTTCCGTTCCTCGTCAGCGCGGTGCTTATCGTGGTCGGGCTGATCGTGCGGATGAAGCTGAGCGAATCGCCGGAGTTCGAAAAGACCAGGACGGAAGGGCGAATCGAAAGCAACCCGCTGCTGGCCGTGGTACGCGAGGACTGGCGAAACATCCTGCGCGTCATCGCGCTGCGGGTGGTCGAATCGTGCGCCTACTACCTCACCGCGACGTACCTGCTCTCCTACGTCACCGACCGGCAGGGCGGCGATCGCAGCGTGGCGTTGATCGGCATCATATCCGCGAGCGTTCTCGCCGTGGCCATGACCTTGTTGTCCGGAATCCTGACCGACCGGGTCGGGCGGCGCCCGGTCTACCTCGCTGCGTGCGGGCTGGCCGCGGCCTTCGGTTTTCCGATGTACCTGCTGGTGAACACCGACTCGCCGGTCTTGGTCGTGATGGTGTTCCTCATCAGTATCGGCCTCATCCACGCGGCCCTGACCGGTACGCAGGGACCATGGTTCGCCGAGCTGTTCCGCACCAACACGCGAACGTCGGGAGCTTCGATCGGATACCAGCTCGCTGCCTCGATCGCGGGGTTCGCACCGTTCCTGGCGGTGCTGCTGGCGGAACGGTTCAGCTGGGCCGGGCCGGCCGGGTTCTACGTGTGCGTCGGAATCGTCGGGCTGATCGGTGTCCTGGCGACGAAGGAGACCTGGGGGCCAGCACAACGAGCGGACGTAGCGGCCCTTGTCGCCTCAGGCGAATCACCAAGCATGTCCGCCAGTACGGACCGCCGCTGA